From the genome of Pseudomonas helvetica:
CGGCGCTGTATCTGCAATACACACAGACACCTTGGGATGATAGTTCTTCTGGGGTGCAGAAATGTTCAGTAGAGACGCTAGTCGCAACATTCCAGGGCGGCACCCCGTGTTTTGGGAAAAATCCTACAAATTCAGACGTCTGGCAGCGGCTTAGAACGCTTCCGGCACATGATCAGCGATTACTGATGAGGATGAAGGCGGTATGACGGCAAGGATGACACTCACTCCGCAGATGGCTGAATACGAGCAAAAGTTTACTGACGGCGGCGAAGTCCGCTGGTTACCGTATTTGATGTATTTCCATCCGGCCAACCACCGCTCGCCGGTGGTCAACACTGACAGTGTGGGCTTTCGCTACTCTGAATCTCTGGGTGTCGAGTATTCGGCGGCTGATTGCGACAAAAGCGGCAGTGTTCGCTTGTTGGCTGGCAGTTCTACGGTATTCGGTATTGGTGCCAGTTCCGACAGCTGCACCTTGTCTTCGCGCCTGTCGGCGAACGATCCGCGCGGTCAACGCTGGCTGAACTTCGGCGGTCGCAGTTTCAACTCAACCCAAGAACTGATGCTCTTCACGCTTAACCGCCACCTGCTGCCAAAGGTGGATGAGATCGTGCTGTTTTCCGGGTTCAACAACCTCGGCTTGGCACGCCAGCCAAAGGAGTACCGCGGTGAGCACGGGGCCTTTTTCAACTGCCATCAGTTCTTCAGTGCATTCGCGCCCGAGCAGCCAACGCACAGCTCGTGGAGCCTGACCAACCTGTTCGGCAAGACCCAGGAGCCAGAGCCACCGGCTCCGCCGTCGATGGGAGAGCAGATCGACTACGCGGCCAACCTGACGCTGCAACAATTGGATATCTGGCGCGCCCTGGCCAAGGATATGGGCGCGAAGCTGACCTTCATTTTGCAACCGCTGGCCGGCTGGATTCGGG
Proteins encoded in this window:
- a CDS encoding SGNH/GDSL hydrolase family protein, translating into MTARMTLTPQMAEYEQKFTDGGEVRWLPYLMYFHPANHRSPVVNTDSVGFRYSESLGVEYSAADCDKSGSVRLLAGSSTVFGIGASSDSCTLSSRLSANDPRGQRWLNFGGRSFNSTQELMLFTLNRHLLPKVDEIVLFSGFNNLGLARQPKEYRGEHGAFFNCHQFFSAFAPEQPTHSSWSLTNLFGKTQEPEPPAPPSMGEQIDYAANLTLQQLDIWRALAKDMGAKLTFILQPLAGWIRAKGCSEEEQLFAELDQAGNFTEMYGDILQTRVREAYAAQLREGAHKMGVGFVDITPLLAEALGPDDWQFVDRIHFTDKGNDLVSKLILDATH